The following proteins are encoded in a genomic region of Sulfurospirillum arsenophilum NBRC 109478:
- a CDS encoding Sua5/YciO/YrdC/YwlC family protein: protein MNPDLVYLAQTETTAGFLSQNADALSRIKNRPSGKSFLISVDSLQTLRSFTRVPKHHKNHIRRAKKTTFVYPCGLAIRVVKDEEHLQFLRKLKWSYSTSSNLSGKGFDEVYAQERADVILFTCKGFFEDKPSSIYRLGKRKMRKLR, encoded by the coding sequence ATGAACCCCGACCTTGTTTATCTAGCGCAAACAGAGACAACGGCGGGGTTCCTCTCCCAAAATGCAGATGCACTCTCCCGCATCAAAAATCGTCCAAGCGGTAAATCGTTTCTCATCAGTGTCGATTCTCTTCAAACCCTTCGTAGTTTTACCAGAGTTCCAAAACACCATAAAAATCACATTCGTAGAGCCAAAAAAACAACCTTTGTCTATCCATGTGGTTTGGCGATTCGCGTTGTAAAAGATGAAGAACATTTGCAGTTTCTACGAAAATTAAAATGGAGTTACTCGACTTCGTCCAATCTTAGCGGAAAGGGCTTTGATGAAGTTTATGCCCAAGAGAGAGCAGATGTCATACTCTTTACATGTAAAGGTTTTTTTGAAGATAAACCTTCATCTATTTACAGACTTGGAAAAAGAAAAATGAGGAAATTGCGCTAA